Proteins encoded in a region of the Haloglomus salinum genome:
- a CDS encoding universal stress protein — protein MTDLLGAPVVPVADDEDARMTARALAPLLEGTATVSLVYVVEKAGGAADKASVEQRELHAEKAFDAFEQTLDDVAVPATVETEIVYDTDVVEGIFGAAAEYDATAVAFVPRGGGTLLSLLTGKRTERLVTENDLPVVSLPAPES, from the coding sequence GTGACCGACCTGCTCGGAGCACCGGTGGTCCCAGTCGCCGACGACGAGGACGCCCGCATGACCGCGCGGGCGCTCGCGCCGCTCCTCGAGGGAACGGCGACAGTGTCGCTCGTCTACGTGGTCGAGAAGGCCGGCGGCGCGGCGGACAAGGCCAGCGTCGAGCAGCGTGAGCTCCACGCCGAGAAGGCGTTCGACGCCTTCGAGCAGACGCTCGACGACGTGGCGGTCCCCGCGACGGTCGAAACCGAAATCGTGTACGACACGGATGTCGTCGAGGGCATCTTCGGCGCGGCCGCGGAGTACGACGCGACCGCGGTGGCGTTCGTTCCCCGCGGCGGGGGGACCCTGCTGAGCCTGTTGACCGGAAAGCGGACGGAACGACTCGTGACCGAGAACGACCTCCCCGTGGTGTCGCTGCCGGCCCCCGAATCATGA
- a CDS encoding amino acid permease, with translation MSGDEELAKDLGPLAALTIGVGTMIGAGIFVLPGEAAVAAGPIVALSFVVGGVISLFTAMSASELGTAMPKAGGSYYYVNHALGPLFGSIAGWGNWMGLAFASAFYTLGFGEYLTTFAPIPSITLVATELFSASTGALRLPLGPVGTFTAGPFTATVGPIGLSAFQIGALLAGLTFIGINYVGAKETGRLQTIIVLVLVGILTLFSVLGALQADLSTLRPFAPKGPEAILPGTALIFVSYLGFAKITTVAEEMKNPGRNLPIAVIGSVLIVTVMYAIIMVVLMGVINWELLGPENTTTPVLDVAEISFGAVGFAGIGIGLLTFAGLLATASSANASILASSRINFAMGRDKLISAWLNEIHPRFATPSRSIAVTGGIIVLFIILGDVKTLAKAGSVLHLIVYGLLNLALIVMREADTPEYDPDFEVPLYPIVPILGAITSFGLIAFVDLVEVALSGLFVVGGVVWYFTYARSRTENQGILSRYILSREESMPDEVVDAAAAVQPDGGEYRVMVALANPESEHDLISLGAAVAKQRGGTLVAVHNVYVPTQTSLEEGREQLDRVDPGAKDLIDSAREDAETFGVDVETHTVVSHKGFEEVFDAATEYDIDLAVMGWGETERSRVEMGLDEVTDSIPCDFLVLKDRGFDPERILVPTAGGPDSELSAMVAKHLADEYDSAVTLLHVDDDREAGEAFLEEWADSHGLADADLRVEGGDVEAAIERAAQDASMVVIGATERGLLSRLVGGSLVMDVVEDVDCSVLLAETARKRSLRERIFGLDEASE, from the coding sequence ATGAGCGGCGACGAGGAGCTCGCGAAGGACCTCGGGCCGCTAGCGGCCCTGACCATCGGCGTCGGGACGATGATCGGCGCCGGCATCTTCGTGCTACCGGGGGAGGCGGCGGTCGCGGCGGGCCCCATCGTGGCGCTCTCGTTCGTCGTCGGTGGGGTCATCTCGCTGTTCACGGCGATGTCGGCCAGCGAACTCGGCACCGCGATGCCGAAGGCGGGCGGCAGCTACTACTACGTCAACCACGCGCTCGGGCCGCTGTTCGGCTCCATCGCCGGCTGGGGGAACTGGATGGGGCTCGCCTTCGCGTCGGCGTTCTACACGCTCGGATTCGGCGAGTACCTCACGACGTTCGCGCCGATTCCCAGCATCACGCTCGTGGCTACGGAGTTGTTCTCCGCCTCGACGGGTGCGCTACGGCTGCCGCTCGGCCCGGTCGGGACGTTCACCGCCGGACCGTTCACCGCGACGGTCGGTCCGATCGGGCTCTCGGCGTTCCAGATCGGCGCCCTGCTCGCCGGCCTGACGTTCATCGGTATCAACTACGTCGGCGCGAAGGAGACCGGGCGACTCCAGACCATCATCGTCCTCGTGCTCGTCGGCATCCTGACGCTGTTCAGTGTGCTGGGGGCGCTCCAGGCCGACCTCTCGACGCTCCGCCCGTTCGCCCCGAAGGGGCCCGAGGCCATCCTCCCCGGGACGGCGCTGATCTTCGTCTCCTACCTCGGCTTCGCGAAGATCACGACCGTCGCCGAGGAGATGAAGAACCCCGGACGGAACCTCCCCATCGCCGTCATCGGGAGCGTCCTCATCGTGACGGTGATGTACGCCATCATCATGGTCGTCCTGATGGGCGTCATCAACTGGGAGCTGCTGGGGCCCGAGAACACCACGACACCGGTGCTGGACGTGGCCGAGATCTCCTTCGGGGCGGTCGGGTTCGCCGGCATCGGCATCGGGTTACTGACGTTCGCCGGGCTGCTGGCGACCGCCTCCTCGGCGAACGCCTCCATCCTCGCGTCCTCGCGCATCAACTTCGCGATGGGACGTGACAAGCTCATCAGCGCGTGGCTCAACGAGATCCACCCCCGATTCGCCACGCCCTCCCGGTCCATCGCCGTCACCGGCGGCATCATCGTCCTGTTCATCATCCTCGGCGACGTGAAGACGCTCGCGAAGGCCGGGAGCGTCCTCCACCTCATCGTCTACGGCCTGTTGAACCTCGCGCTCATCGTGATGCGCGAGGCCGACACGCCCGAGTACGACCCGGACTTCGAGGTCCCGCTCTACCCCATCGTCCCGATACTGGGCGCGATAACCTCGTTCGGCCTCATCGCCTTCGTCGACCTCGTCGAGGTGGCGCTGTCCGGCCTGTTCGTCGTCGGGGGTGTGGTCTGGTACTTCACCTATGCCCGCTCGCGCACCGAGAATCAGGGCATCCTTTCGCGATACATCCTCTCGCGGGAGGAGTCGATGCCCGACGAGGTGGTCGACGCGGCTGCCGCCGTCCAGCCCGACGGCGGCGAGTACCGCGTGATGGTGGCGCTGGCCAACCCCGAGAGCGAGCACGACCTCATCTCGCTGGGCGCGGCCGTCGCCAAGCAGCGCGGCGGCACCCTCGTCGCGGTCCACAACGTCTACGTCCCGACCCAGACCTCGCTGGAGGAGGGCCGCGAGCAGCTCGACCGGGTCGACCCCGGCGCGAAGGACCTCATCGACAGCGCCCGCGAGGACGCCGAGACGTTCGGCGTCGACGTCGAGACCCACACCGTCGTCTCGCACAAGGGGTTCGAGGAGGTGTTCGACGCCGCCACCGAGTACGATATCGACCTCGCGGTCATGGGCTGGGGCGAGACGGAGCGCTCGCGTGTCGAGATGGGCCTCGACGAGGTCACCGACTCCATCCCGTGTGACTTCCTGGTCCTGAAGGACCGCGGCTTCGACCCCGAGCGCATCCTCGTCCCGACGGCGGGTGGCCCGGACTCCGAACTGAGCGCGATGGTCGCCAAACACCTCGCGGACGAGTACGACTCCGCGGTCACGCTGTTGCACGTCGACGACGACCGCGAGGCCGGCGAGGCGTTCCTGGAGGAGTGGGCCGACAGCCACGGCCTGGCCGACGCCGACCTCCGGGTCGAAGGCGGCGACGTGGAGGCCGCCATCGAACGCGCCGCACAGGACGCCTCGATGGTTGTCATCGGCGCGACCGAGCGGGGCCTGCTCTCACGGCTCGTCGGTGGCTCGCTCGTCATGGACGTCGTCGAGGACGTGGACTGCTCCGTGCTGCTGGCCGAGACGGCCCGCAAGCGCTCGCTCCGCGAGCGTATCTTCGGGCTCGACGAGGCGTCGGAGTAG
- a CDS encoding adenylate kinase — translation MSQPNILLLGPPGAGKGTQSSNIVEEYGVDHVTTGDALRSNKGMDISDLDVEYDTPGGFMDAGELVPDEVVNEIVKTALQEADGYVLDGYPRNLDQAKYLDEITELDVVALLEVPREELVERLTGRRICDECGTNYHVEFSPPEEAGVCDKCGGELIQRDDDTEETVRERLNVFDENTQPVIDHYDIRDELVRIDGEGAPDEVWEELHAAIEDEV, via the coding sequence ATGAGCCAGCCGAACATCCTGCTGCTCGGGCCGCCGGGCGCGGGCAAGGGTACGCAGTCCAGCAACATCGTCGAGGAGTACGGCGTCGACCACGTCACCACGGGCGACGCGCTCCGTTCGAACAAGGGGATGGACATCTCCGACCTCGATGTCGAGTACGACACGCCGGGCGGCTTCATGGACGCCGGCGAACTCGTTCCGGACGAGGTCGTCAACGAGATCGTCAAGACGGCGCTTCAGGAGGCCGACGGCTACGTCCTCGACGGCTACCCGCGCAACCTCGACCAGGCGAAGTACCTCGACGAGATCACCGAGCTGGACGTCGTGGCGCTGCTGGAGGTGCCCCGGGAGGAGCTCGTCGAGCGCCTGACCGGCCGCCGAATCTGTGACGAGTGTGGTACCAACTACCACGTCGAGTTCAGCCCGCCGGAGGAGGCGGGCGTCTGCGACAAGTGTGGCGGCGAACTGATCCAGCGCGACGACGACACGGAGGAGACGGTGCGCGAGCGGCTCAACGTGTTCGACGAGAACACCCAGCCCGTCATCGACCACTACGACATCCGCGACGAACTCGTCCGCATCGACGGCGAGGGCGCCCCCGACGAGGTCTGGGAGGAGCTCCACGCCGCCATCGAGGACGAGGTCTGA
- a CDS encoding ArsR/SmtB family transcription factor — MDSAALLDLLGNENRRRILRLLARKPCYVTEISEYLGVSPKAVIDHLRKLEEAGLVESRVDSQRRKYFSIARNLRLEVSVSPYGFGTKSAYPASRGFDMSRCRYLSLDMGLDPDAAAGDGEGDADGEEGPDGGLASLAGELGRLEALENELSMAQRWVQGRLTDVMDDLSERFDDLGGMDGRFYAEVAAAVADGASSAERIARQVDASPEAVDEALRLLADHGVIERTEGGWQVAGG; from the coding sequence ATGGACTCGGCGGCGCTGCTCGACCTGCTCGGGAACGAGAACCGGCGGCGTATCCTCCGGCTCCTGGCGCGCAAGCCCTGCTACGTCACCGAAATATCCGAGTATCTCGGCGTGAGCCCGAAGGCCGTCATCGACCATCTCCGCAAACTGGAGGAGGCGGGTCTCGTCGAGTCGCGTGTCGACAGTCAGCGGCGCAAGTACTTCTCCATCGCCCGGAACCTCCGGCTTGAGGTGTCGGTCTCCCCGTACGGCTTCGGGACGAAGTCGGCCTACCCCGCCAGCCGCGGGTTCGATATGTCGCGCTGTCGCTACCTCTCGCTGGATATGGGTCTCGACCCCGACGCGGCCGCGGGGGACGGTGAGGGTGACGCCGACGGCGAGGAGGGGCCGGACGGTGGCCTCGCGTCGCTGGCTGGCGAACTGGGGCGGCTGGAGGCACTGGAGAACGAACTCTCGATGGCCCAGCGGTGGGTGCAGGGCCGGCTCACCGACGTGATGGACGACCTCAGCGAGCGGTTCGACGACCTCGGCGGGATGGACGGCCGGTTCTACGCCGAGGTGGCTGCGGCGGTCGCCGACGGTGCATCGTCGGCGGAGCGCATCGCCCGGCAGGTCGATGCCTCCCCCGAGGCTGTCGACGAGGCGCTCCGGCTCCTCGCCGACCACGGGGTCATCGAACGCACGGAGGGCGGCTGGCAGGTGGCCGGGGGCTGA
- a CDS encoding DUF1405 domain-containing protein, with protein sequence MRRFNPIPRRYAREYLEAAPTLVWLVFGTLAIGVIGLRWYVDRGLAGVSTFLWPLFADSPAATFLGSLAFATLLPALGRPLEDAPFNRPLAYLHTLAFVWLVETGLWTLVALNLGFGAYFPDPFAYFGVIGSHLAFAAAAYLLPHAARTTRGALAFALGCALVNDLVDYGFGLHPPLRYDPGVGLAVASVCTSVLAVGLAALAFERMGAETAT encoded by the coding sequence GTGCGCCGGTTCAACCCCATCCCGCGGCGGTACGCCCGCGAGTACCTGGAGGCGGCGCCGACGCTGGTCTGGCTCGTCTTCGGGACGCTCGCCATCGGCGTCATCGGGCTGCGCTGGTACGTCGACCGCGGGCTGGCGGGGGTGTCGACGTTCCTGTGGCCCCTGTTCGCGGACTCGCCCGCGGCCACGTTCCTGGGGTCGCTGGCCTTCGCCACCCTCCTGCCGGCGCTGGGGCGCCCGCTCGAGGACGCCCCGTTCAACCGCCCACTCGCGTACCTGCACACGCTGGCGTTCGTCTGGCTCGTCGAGACGGGGCTCTGGACGCTCGTCGCCCTCAATCTCGGCTTCGGGGCCTACTTCCCGGACCCGTTCGCCTACTTCGGCGTCATCGGGAGCCACCTGGCGTTCGCCGCAGCCGCGTACCTGCTCCCGCACGCGGCGCGCACGACGCGCGGCGCGCTCGCGTTCGCGCTCGGGTGTGCACTCGTGAACGACCTCGTCGACTACGGGTTCGGGCTGCATCCCCCGCTGCGGTACGACCCTGGTGTCGGACTGGCCGTCGCGTCGGTCTGCACGTCGGTCCTCGCGGTCGGACTCGCCGCGCTCGCGTTCGAGCGGATGGGTGCTGAAACGGCCACATGA
- the arcS gene encoding archaeosine synthase subunit alpha, with translation MTDHFEVHARDGAARIGEVRLPTPLRTPGLVGDRLRDAGSEWAAARATPDGDPDALTVLPHRALPPGTPDSVRETFGGAGNAATGDSPDPEDGVAAGEDAPDAGDLEFPTAVVVGTDTAVDHGADAYVLSGGPSLVGHAAAFVDAITSVRRAVPDDSALYLAGAATPANVAALVYAGVDLVDADRAYVRGTEGFYQTTDGEYFLEDLEELPCACPACAGGREAFDREACAEHNVNALETALSTVRTRIRDGRLRDYLEGQGRHESFPTSVLRRLDQEYAYVEERAPLFRRESMLSATDDTLRRPEIQRFADRVTSRYVPRFDDLPLLLVPCSATKPYSESQSHAQFHRAIDYRAHTVSMTSPIGVVPQELETTYPAQHYDSVVTGRWTETEYEFVATVLARYLDRADYPRVVAHLPDDYRPIVERAVDRLDDAPPVEFTVADHPTTDDSLANLAGALEGADRFSKREREHRTVRALADYVFGEGAGEAFFRELRTGSRYPKLRAMDAGIEARPGDDTDDDGAVHVATMVPNYGTLSLTLAGARRWASSDVPTKRVEIDAFVPQGSVLAPGVVDADDSIRVGDEVVVEGPTAFAVGRAQAHGRAMVDSTRGVVVQVRHSQEK, from the coding sequence ATGACCGACCATTTCGAGGTCCACGCGCGGGACGGGGCGGCCCGCATCGGCGAGGTCCGCCTCCCGACCCCGCTCCGGACGCCGGGGCTCGTCGGGGACCGGCTCCGCGACGCCGGGAGCGAGTGGGCCGCCGCCCGCGCGACGCCCGACGGGGACCCGGACGCGCTGACGGTGCTCCCGCACCGCGCACTGCCGCCAGGAACGCCCGACAGCGTCCGGGAGACGTTCGGCGGCGCCGGGAACGCCGCGACCGGCGACAGCCCGGACCCGGAGGACGGCGTGGCCGCCGGCGAGGACGCCCCGGACGCCGGCGACCTCGAGTTCCCGACCGCCGTCGTCGTCGGCACCGACACCGCCGTAGACCACGGGGCCGACGCGTACGTCCTCTCCGGCGGCCCGTCACTCGTGGGGCACGCCGCGGCGTTCGTCGATGCCATCACGAGCGTCCGGCGGGCGGTTCCGGACGACAGCGCCCTGTACCTGGCGGGAGCCGCCACACCCGCGAACGTCGCCGCGCTCGTCTACGCCGGCGTGGACCTCGTGGACGCCGACCGCGCGTACGTCCGCGGGACGGAGGGGTTCTACCAGACGACCGACGGGGAGTACTTCCTCGAGGACCTCGAGGAGCTGCCCTGCGCGTGCCCCGCCTGCGCGGGCGGGCGCGAGGCGTTCGACCGCGAGGCGTGTGCCGAGCACAACGTCAACGCCCTCGAGACGGCGCTGTCGACCGTCCGGACCCGCATCCGGGACGGCCGCCTGCGCGACTACCTCGAGGGGCAGGGTCGCCACGAGTCGTTCCCGACCTCGGTGCTGCGGCGACTGGACCAGGAGTACGCCTACGTCGAGGAGCGCGCCCCGCTGTTCCGGCGGGAGTCGATGCTCTCGGCGACCGACGACACGCTCCGGCGACCCGAGATACAGCGGTTCGCCGACCGCGTGACGAGCCGCTACGTCCCGCGGTTCGACGACCTGCCGCTGCTGCTGGTGCCCTGTTCGGCGACGAAACCGTACAGCGAGTCACAGAGCCACGCACAGTTCCACCGCGCCATCGACTACCGGGCGCACACGGTGTCGATGACCTCGCCCATCGGCGTCGTGCCGCAGGAGTTAGAGACCACCTACCCGGCCCAGCACTACGATTCGGTGGTGACGGGCCGCTGGACCGAGACCGAGTACGAGTTCGTCGCCACGGTCCTCGCGCGCTATCTCGACCGGGCCGACTACCCGCGCGTCGTCGCACACCTGCCCGACGATTATCGGCCTATCGTCGAGCGTGCGGTCGACCGGCTGGACGACGCGCCGCCGGTCGAGTTCACCGTCGCCGACCACCCGACGACCGACGACTCGCTGGCGAACCTCGCGGGCGCGCTGGAGGGCGCGGACCGCTTCAGCAAGCGCGAACGCGAGCACCGCACCGTCCGCGCGCTCGCGGACTACGTCTTCGGCGAGGGCGCGGGCGAGGCGTTCTTCCGCGAACTGCGGACGGGGAGTCGCTACCCCAAACTCCGCGCGATGGACGCCGGCATCGAGGCCCGTCCCGGCGACGATACGGACGACGACGGGGCCGTCCACGTCGCCACGATGGTCCCCAACTACGGCACCCTCTCGCTCACGCTCGCGGGCGCGCGCCGCTGGGCCAGCAGCGACGTGCCGACCAAGCGCGTGGAGATCGACGCGTTCGTCCCGCAGGGAAGCGTTCTCGCGCCCGGCGTGGTGGACGCCGACGACTCCATCCGCGTGGGCGACGAGGTGGTCGTCGAGGGGCCGACGGCGTTCGCGGTCGGGCGTGCGCAGGCCCACGGCCGCGCGATGGTCGATTCGACGCGCGGCGTCGTGGTGCAGGTCCGGCACTCACAGGAGAAGTAG
- a CDS encoding dehydratase — protein MTDLTPEDLSEGTVVTHERTFTPGEVRTFTTVSGDEGDHHVETDEEGRLLVQGLLTATLPTKVGGDLNVLASRMEFEFRRPVYTGQHIACEVTFVDVDHGDRVEVTAEFEAVRTDDDTTVMAGLFEGIIRRG, from the coding sequence ATGACCGACCTCACGCCCGAGGACCTCTCCGAGGGCACCGTCGTCACGCACGAGCGGACGTTCACGCCCGGGGAGGTCCGCACGTTCACGACGGTCTCCGGCGACGAGGGAGACCACCACGTCGAGACCGACGAGGAAGGGCGCCTCCTCGTGCAGGGACTGCTCACGGCCACACTCCCGACGAAGGTGGGTGGTGACCTCAACGTGCTGGCCTCGCGGATGGAGTTCGAGTTCCGCCGCCCCGTCTACACCGGCCAGCATATCGCCTGCGAGGTGACGTTCGTCGACGTGGACCACGGGGACCGGGTCGAGGTCACCGCGGAGTTCGAGGCCGTCCGCACCGACGACGACACGACCGTCATGGCCGGACTGTTCGAGGGCATCATCCGTCGCGGATAA
- a CDS encoding RNA-guided endonuclease InsQ/TnpB family protein, translating into MLEIHRTHRANIRNHSQVEEPLDRHGWSASKLWNVANYHSRQQWEDTGEIPDHGDLKDELKTHNKYKGLHSQSSQRVLEELAEAFNSWYGKRKADGRANPPGYRKKNYYDSVGRRVHEEHPRSTVTWKQNGIKHDTKNNRVRLSKGANHKEHPKAWEYILVEYETRPGVTVENLQQVRAVYDKQKERWELHLVCKDEIETPNAPGDETAGIDLGICNFAAVAYSTEEADLYPGNRLKQDGYYFPKEIAKCDDPGGERATRLHHKWSERRTHFFHSLAKHIVERCIERGVGRINVGELAGVREDENGETKNWGRHGNLDLHGWAFDRFTSILTYKATVEGIEVVEVSERDTSKRCCVCGREDESQRVERGLYVCEACDAAFNADLNGAENIRLNINDESNSESSASLDEDRSTGWLAQPGVYLHDLSSGFQPQEQVVDCKP; encoded by the coding sequence AGCTCTGGAACGTCGCCAACTACCACTCTCGACAACAGTGGGAAGACACGGGCGAGATTCCTGACCACGGCGACCTCAAAGACGAGTTGAAGACCCACAACAAGTACAAGGGATTGCACTCGCAGTCCAGTCAGCGCGTTCTGGAGGAACTCGCTGAAGCCTTCAACTCGTGGTACGGAAAGAGGAAGGCAGACGGTCGAGCGAATCCGCCCGGCTACCGCAAGAAAAACTACTACGACTCAGTAGGCCGCCGAGTCCACGAAGAACACCCGCGTAGCACGGTAACGTGGAAACAGAACGGCATCAAACACGACACCAAGAACAATCGTGTCCGCCTCTCGAAAGGCGCGAATCACAAGGAACACCCGAAAGCATGGGAATACATCCTTGTCGAATACGAAACCCGGCCAGGCGTCACCGTCGAGAACCTGCAACAAGTTCGCGCCGTCTACGACAAGCAGAAAGAGCGATGGGAACTGCACCTCGTCTGCAAAGACGAGATCGAGACGCCCAACGCGCCGGGTGACGAGACGGCTGGAATCGACCTCGGCATCTGTAACTTCGCGGCGGTCGCGTACAGCACCGAGGAAGCCGACCTGTACCCCGGAAACCGCTTGAAACAGGACGGCTACTACTTCCCCAAAGAAATCGCCAAGTGCGACGATCCTGGTGGCGAACGGGCCACCCGATTGCACCACAAGTGGTCGGAGCGCCGCACCCACTTCTTCCACAGCCTCGCCAAACACATCGTAGAGAGGTGTATCGAGCGTGGAGTTGGCCGCATTAACGTCGGTGAACTCGCTGGTGTCCGTGAGGACGAGAACGGAGAGACGAAGAACTGGGGTCGTCACGGGAACCTTGACCTGCACGGGTGGGCGTTTGACCGCTTCACCTCGATTCTCACGTACAAAGCCACGGTCGAGGGCATCGAGGTCGTAGAAGTTTCGGAGCGCGACACGAGCAAGAGGTGTTGTGTGTGCGGTAGAGAAGACGAGAGTCAGCGTGTTGAACGTGGCTTGTACGTTTGTGAGGCGTGTGATGCGGCGTTCAACGCGGACCTGAATGGGGCGGAGAACATCCGTCTCAACATCAACGACGAAAGTAACTCCGAGTCTTCGGCCAGTTTGGACGAGGATAGGAGTACCGGCTGGTTGGCACAGCCCGGAGTCTACCTTCACGACTTGTCCAGCGGATTCCAACCGCAGGAACAAGTGGTAGACTGCAAACCCTAA